A genomic stretch from Gemmatimonadaceae bacterium includes:
- the rpmA gene encoding 50S ribosomal protein L27 yields MAHKKGVGSSRNGRDSNPKYRGIKKYGGESVVPGNIILRQCGTRWHPGRNVGLGTDYTIFALVAGTVKFEHKDKKRIRVSVEPAA; encoded by the coding sequence ATGGCTCACAAGAAAGGCGTCGGCTCCTCGCGCAACGGCCGCGACTCGAATCCCAAGTATCGAGGAATCAAGAAGTACGGCGGTGAGTCCGTCGTGCCAGGGAACATCATCCTCAGGCAGTGCGGTACCCGCTGGCACCCCGGTCGCAACGTGGGTCTCGGCACGGACTACACCATCTTTGCGCTGGTGGCCGGCACGGTGAAGTTCGAGCACAAGGACAAGAAGCGCATCCGCGTGTCCGTCGAGCCCGCGGCCTGA
- a CDS encoding zf-HC2 domain-containing protein: MSDCLNVEVRERLPELLLGALPSGERAVVEAHLATCAECAAELEVLRGAQAVYRGRRVPRIDTAAIVAALPRRPAAARPPARRSFATQWRIAAVVTFVALGGLSLTTVRRYFGHVPTVDTLAVAPAVATTGPAVDSPSAVRPVGLSAGGGLTDLQDDDIETLIGALDRIEAAPHVEPDTSAFLRIVSGATGGN; the protein is encoded by the coding sequence ATGTCTGATTGCCTGAACGTCGAGGTGCGTGAGCGCCTTCCCGAGCTGCTGCTCGGCGCGCTCCCCTCCGGGGAGCGGGCCGTCGTCGAGGCACACCTGGCGACGTGCGCGGAATGCGCTGCCGAACTCGAGGTGCTGCGCGGTGCGCAAGCGGTGTATCGAGGCAGGCGCGTGCCGCGCATCGATACGGCCGCCATCGTGGCCGCGTTGCCGCGGCGGCCAGCGGCGGCCCGGCCACCCGCACGGCGGTCCTTTGCCACGCAGTGGCGCATCGCGGCGGTGGTGACGTTCGTGGCCCTGGGCGGGCTCTCGCTGACCACCGTGCGTCGCTACTTCGGGCACGTCCCCACGGTCGACACGCTCGCAGTCGCGCCGGCGGTCGCCACCACGGGGCCTGCGGTGGATTCTCCGTCCGCGGTGCGGCCGGTGGGACTGTCGGCGGGCGGAGGACTCACCGACCTCCAGGACGATGACATCGAGACCTTGATCGGCGCCCTCGACCGGATCGAAGCGGCGCCGCACGTCGAGCCGGATACGAGCGCGTTCCTTCGCATCGTATCCGGGGCGACCGGAGGGAACTGA
- a CDS encoding isoprenylcysteine carboxylmethyltransferase family protein, whose product MTWSLTAKQLRLPLGFVLAIAYLVFARPTPMRLAVGAGVALVGLIVRAWASGHIMKNDRLATTGPYAHTRNPLYFGSFLIACGFAFAAHWALLGLVALFFLAIYVPTMQRERANIAQRFPGAYAEFCANVPAFFPRLTPWRRPGAEAAGFSSALYMKHGEWKAALGYAGALVVLVLRMRGIALWP is encoded by the coding sequence GTGACCTGGTCGCTGACCGCCAAGCAGCTGCGGCTGCCCCTGGGATTCGTGCTGGCGATTGCCTACCTCGTGTTTGCCAGGCCGACCCCCATGCGGCTGGCGGTGGGTGCCGGTGTGGCGCTGGTCGGGCTGATCGTGCGCGCCTGGGCGTCCGGGCACATCATGAAGAACGATCGCCTGGCGACGACGGGACCTTATGCGCACACGCGCAATCCCCTGTACTTCGGATCGTTCCTTATTGCCTGCGGGTTTGCCTTCGCCGCTCACTGGGCGCTGCTGGGGCTCGTGGCGCTGTTCTTCCTAGCCATCTATGTTCCCACGATGCAACGCGAACGGGCAAACATTGCGCAGCGGTTCCCGGGCGCGTATGCGGAGTTCTGCGCCAATGTCCCGGCGTTCTTTCCGCGCCTGACTCCATGGCGGCGCCCCGGTGCCGAGGCCGCGGGATTCAGCAGCGCACTGTACATGAAACACGGCGAGTGGAAGGCCGCGTTGGGGTATGCAGGCGCCCTCGTGGTGCTGGTCCTCAGGATGCGGGGCATCGCACTTTGGCCTTAG
- a CDS encoding RNA polymerase sigma factor, producing the protein MTAGDRFPPDATDADLIARWQGGDERAATFLVERHAEPVARYVASLGLRSGVEEVVQDTFVRAFGSLGSFRGDSTLRTWLFTIARRLVADSRRTLRRQRDVVEVQEGDASTEFDPLDDLIADESRQRMHEVIGRLSPTQREVFLLRVNEGLSYKEIAGVVGTTEGAARVHYHNALRHVKESLYV; encoded by the coding sequence ATGACCGCAGGTGACCGTTTCCCACCCGATGCGACGGATGCCGACCTCATCGCCCGCTGGCAGGGCGGGGACGAGCGGGCGGCGACGTTTCTGGTGGAGCGCCACGCGGAGCCGGTCGCGCGCTATGTAGCGAGTCTCGGACTGCGGAGCGGGGTGGAGGAGGTCGTCCAGGACACGTTCGTGCGGGCGTTTGGCTCGCTCGGTTCGTTCCGGGGCGACAGTACGCTGAGGACGTGGTTGTTCACGATCGCGCGACGCCTGGTGGCGGATTCGCGGCGGACGTTGCGGCGGCAGCGCGATGTGGTCGAAGTGCAGGAGGGCGATGCTTCCACCGAGTTCGACCCGCTGGACGACCTGATCGCCGATGAGTCGCGCCAGCGGATGCACGAGGTGATCGGTCGGCTGTCGCCGACCCAGCGCGAGGTCTTCCTGTTGCGGGTGAACGAAGGGTTGTCCTACAAGGAAATTGCAGGGGTGGTCGGGACCACCGAGGGCGCGGCCCGGGTGCACTACCACAATGCTCTGCGGCATGTGAAGGAGAGTCTGTATGTCTGA
- a CDS encoding amidohydrolase family protein: MIARIVAAAALAATTTLPLPAQVVAITGARVFPVNGPPVDNATVVITNGRISAVGAGVAVPAGARRIDGTGKWVTPGIFNATTSLGVSEIGQIPGSYDAGAQGTGDGVTASFRVWEGFNPASPLLQVTRNDGITTVGIIPSGSLVGGQGAVVALRNGSLADVLMRGPAAMFADLNARGARIGAARAEVYARLRDVFDDARALPTLRAGYERNASRPLAAGLADLRALQPVLAGTLPLVVDADRATDIEEALTLARQYGLRIAVGSATEGWKVADQLGAAKAFVLVGALNNIPRDFSSLGARQDNAALLHAAGARVIISGGTDAFNARNVRFEAGVAVAFGLPWDAALRAVTLTPAELYGVANRVGSLENGKDATLVVWSGDPFEPSTRAEHVFVQGAEVQGPSRQDELMRRYRTVPADYRKP, from the coding sequence ATGATCGCGCGCATCGTAGCGGCGGCAGCGCTGGCCGCCACCACCACCTTGCCACTGCCCGCCCAGGTGGTCGCGATCACCGGCGCACGAGTGTTTCCGGTGAATGGGCCGCCGGTCGACAACGCCACGGTGGTCATCACCAACGGTCGCATCAGCGCCGTGGGCGCCGGCGTAGCGGTTCCGGCGGGCGCCAGGCGCATCGACGGCACGGGCAAGTGGGTGACGCCGGGCATCTTCAATGCCACGACGTCGTTAGGCGTCTCGGAGATCGGGCAGATCCCCGGATCGTACGACGCCGGCGCCCAGGGGACTGGTGACGGCGTCACGGCATCGTTCCGGGTGTGGGAGGGATTCAACCCGGCGTCACCGCTGCTCCAGGTGACGCGGAACGACGGCATCACCACGGTGGGCATCATCCCGAGTGGATCGCTGGTCGGCGGCCAGGGCGCGGTGGTTGCCCTGCGCAACGGCTCCCTGGCCGATGTGCTCATGCGCGGCCCGGCAGCAATGTTCGCTGACCTCAACGCGCGCGGCGCACGCATCGGGGCGGCGCGTGCGGAGGTGTATGCGCGGCTGCGTGATGTCTTCGACGACGCGCGGGCGCTGCCGACGCTCCGGGCCGGTTATGAGCGCAACGCGTCTCGCCCGCTCGCGGCCGGACTCGCCGACCTGCGGGCGCTCCAACCGGTCCTGGCTGGTACGCTTCCGCTCGTGGTCGACGCGGACCGGGCGACGGACATCGAGGAGGCGCTCACGTTGGCCAGGCAGTACGGTCTCCGCATCGCCGTGGGTTCGGCGACCGAAGGCTGGAAGGTGGCTGATCAGCTCGGGGCGGCGAAGGCGTTCGTGCTGGTCGGCGCACTCAACAACATCCCGCGCGACTTCTCCTCGCTCGGTGCGCGGCAGGACAACGCCGCGCTGCTGCACGCCGCGGGGGCTCGCGTGATCATCTCGGGCGGCACGGACGCGTTCAACGCGCGCAACGTGCGGTTCGAGGCCGGCGTGGCGGTGGCGTTCGGGTTGCCGTGGGACGCGGCCCTCCGGGCGGTGACGCTGACGCCGGCGGAACTGTACGGCGTGGCCAATCGCGTCGGATCACTCGAAAACGGCAAGGACGCGACGCTGGTCGTGTGGAGCGGTGACCCGTTCGAACCGTCGACGCGCGCCGAACATGTCTTCGTCCAGGGTGCCGAGGTGCAGGGGCCGTCCCGGCAGGACGAACTCATGCGGCGGTACCGGACGGTCCCGGCGGACTACCGCAAGCCGTAG
- a CDS encoding amidohydrolase: MKIRALPLALGLAVTGCNTPQAAPPPTPVPMPAPAAQTPDTAQRVAPGAGALSEPNANPFPSTYRPGPARTTVIRNATVMTATGTTIRGGSVLLQGGKIVAVGATVSAPADAVTIDGTGKFITPGIIDTHSHLGVYAAPPVEALSDGNEMTNPSTPNVWAEHSVWPQDPQFPRALAAGVTTIQILPGSANLIGGRSVVLKVVPSATVRGMKFPGARYGLKQACGENPKRVYAQRGPSTRMGNVAGWRAQYIQAEQYRRRWDKWLADRKGEPPARDLAMESLAEVLRGNIFVQWHCYTAADMEGAMEVADEFGFRIRSFHHGVEAYKIADLLTSKGISASLWSDWGGFKIEAMDGVRANLALFHNAGGRAVVHSDDGSGMQRLNQDVAKSVSEARGLGINVSDEDAIKWITINPAWVLGLDDRIGSLEAGKNADVVLWDKHPFSIYARPEKVWIDGALSFDRLDPTQRWRTDFELGFVPEPAGGSKR, encoded by the coding sequence GTGAAAATCCGCGCCCTGCCGCTGGCTCTGGGATTGGCCGTCACCGGGTGTAACACCCCACAGGCCGCCCCGCCCCCGACGCCGGTCCCGATGCCCGCCCCCGCCGCCCAGACTCCGGACACCGCCCAGCGTGTCGCTCCCGGAGCCGGAGCCCTGTCGGAGCCCAACGCCAACCCCTTCCCGAGCACGTACCGCCCCGGCCCGGCGCGCACGACCGTCATCCGGAATGCGACGGTCATGACCGCCACGGGGACCACCATCCGGGGCGGCTCCGTCCTCCTGCAGGGGGGCAAGATCGTCGCCGTCGGCGCCACCGTGTCCGCGCCCGCGGACGCAGTGACGATCGACGGCACCGGGAAGTTCATCACGCCCGGTATCATCGATACGCATTCGCACCTGGGCGTGTACGCGGCTCCGCCCGTCGAGGCCCTCTCGGATGGGAACGAAATGACCAACCCATCGACGCCTAACGTGTGGGCGGAGCACTCGGTCTGGCCTCAGGATCCGCAGTTCCCGCGGGCGCTCGCCGCGGGCGTAACGACCATCCAGATCCTTCCCGGCTCCGCGAACCTCATCGGCGGACGCTCGGTCGTGCTCAAGGTCGTCCCCTCGGCCACCGTGCGCGGGATGAAGTTTCCCGGCGCGCGCTACGGGCTCAAGCAAGCCTGCGGCGAGAACCCGAAGCGTGTGTACGCGCAACGGGGACCGTCCACCCGCATGGGGAATGTGGCGGGGTGGCGGGCACAGTACATCCAGGCCGAGCAATACCGGCGGCGCTGGGACAAGTGGCTCGCGGACCGTAAGGGAGAGCCGCCGGCCCGCGACCTGGCGATGGAATCGCTCGCCGAGGTCCTGCGCGGCAACATCTTCGTGCAGTGGCACTGCTACACTGCCGCGGACATGGAAGGCGCCATGGAAGTCGCCGACGAGTTCGGGTTCCGCATCCGCTCGTTTCACCACGGCGTTGAGGCGTACAAGATCGCCGACCTGCTCACGTCCAAGGGCATCTCGGCATCGCTCTGGTCTGACTGGGGTGGCTTCAAGATCGAGGCGATGGACGGTGTGCGCGCGAACCTGGCGCTGTTCCACAACGCCGGCGGGCGAGCGGTGGTGCACTCCGACGATGGAAGCGGCATGCAACGCCTCAACCAGGACGTCGCCAAAAGTGTGAGCGAGGCGCGCGGGCTCGGGATCAATGTCTCGGACGAGGACGCGATCAAGTGGATCACGATCAACCCAGCCTGGGTGCTCGGCCTCGACGATCGCATTGGTTCGCTGGAGGCGGGCAAGAACGCGGACGTGGTGCTGTGGGACAAGCACCCGTTCAGCATTTACGCGAGGCCGGAGAAGGTCTGGATCGACGGCGCGCTGAGCTTCGATCGGCTCGATCCGACGCAACGCTGGCGCACGGACTTCGAGCTGGGCTTTGTGCCGGAGCCGGCGGGAGGGAGCAAGCGATGA
- the rplU gene encoding 50S ribosomal protein L21, giving the protein MPYAIIRTGGKQFRVEPGTTLRIPSLEGDAGSAIEFNEVLLGSDGQTSRVGVPTLSGAKVTGEIVKHGRGDKIVVFKFKRRKNYARKQGHRQGFTEVRIKDITLG; this is encoded by the coding sequence ATGCCATACGCCATCATCCGCACCGGCGGCAAGCAGTTCCGCGTCGAGCCGGGCACCACGCTTCGCATTCCCTCGCTCGAGGGTGATGCGGGATCGGCCATCGAGTTCAACGAGGTGCTCCTCGGGTCCGACGGACAGACGTCGCGGGTCGGCGTCCCCACGCTCTCCGGGGCCAAGGTGACGGGCGAGATCGTCAAGCATGGCCGCGGCGACAAGATCGTCGTCTTCAAGTTCAAACGCCGGAAGAACTACGCCCGCAAGCAGGGCCACCGGCAGGGCTTCACCGAAGTCCGCATCAAGGACATCACTCTCGGCTGA
- a CDS encoding acyl-CoA dehydrogenase gives MEDSQYFNEQHLQVREMVRAFARDEVAPVAAKYDAIAEFPWENIRKMGELGLLGVPWPEELGGAGLDLTSYIIVIHELARVDASHGLTVSAHTTLGTSPIVYFGTEAQRQRYVPLLASGTVMGGFGLTEESAGSDAGGTRTTAVRRGDTYVLNGSKRFITHGGVGEVFVVTAVTDPSAGTRGISSFILTKHNDDLQRAAPYGIGHADSLVAMPGFTSGKKEDKLGWRASDTRELIFQDVVVPVENRLGEEGMGFVNFMRTLDAGRIGIAALSLGIAEGAFDEALRYASVRKQFGQPIASFQGIGFQLADMATEIEAGRHLVYHAARMLQEGKSVTRAAAMAKLFCSELAMRATIKAIQVHGGYGYTKEYPVERMMRDAKICEIGEGTSEIQRLVISRELLKDLLP, from the coding sequence ATGGAAGATTCCCAGTACTTCAACGAGCAGCACCTTCAGGTGCGCGAGATGGTGCGCGCCTTTGCCCGGGACGAGGTGGCACCCGTGGCCGCGAAGTACGACGCCATCGCCGAGTTTCCCTGGGAAAACATTCGCAAGATGGGCGAACTCGGGCTGCTCGGCGTGCCGTGGCCGGAGGAGCTTGGTGGCGCCGGACTGGACCTGACGAGCTACATCATCGTAATCCACGAGCTCGCGCGGGTGGATGCCTCGCACGGGCTCACGGTATCGGCCCACACCACCCTCGGCACGTCACCGATCGTGTACTTCGGCACCGAGGCGCAGCGGCAACGCTACGTTCCGCTGCTCGCGAGCGGGACGGTCATGGGTGGCTTCGGCCTGACCGAAGAGAGCGCGGGAAGCGACGCCGGTGGCACGCGTACCACCGCCGTGCGCCGCGGTGACACCTACGTGCTGAACGGATCGAAGCGCTTCATCACCCACGGCGGGGTGGGCGAGGTGTTCGTGGTCACGGCGGTGACCGATCCGTCCGCGGGCACGCGAGGGATCTCGTCGTTCATTCTGACCAAGCATAACGACGACCTGCAGCGCGCCGCACCCTACGGGATCGGGCACGCGGACTCCCTCGTCGCCATGCCCGGCTTCACCTCGGGAAAGAAGGAGGACAAGCTCGGCTGGCGTGCCTCCGACACTCGGGAATTGATCTTCCAGGACGTCGTCGTGCCGGTGGAGAATCGGCTCGGCGAGGAGGGCATGGGCTTCGTGAACTTCATGCGCACGCTCGACGCGGGCCGCATCGGCATCGCGGCGCTCTCGCTCGGTATCGCGGAAGGCGCGTTCGATGAAGCCCTCAGATACGCCAGCGTGCGAAAGCAGTTCGGGCAGCCGATCGCCAGCTTTCAGGGCATTGGTTTCCAGTTGGCCGACATGGCCACGGAAATCGAGGCGGGAAGGCACCTCGTCTACCACGCCGCCCGCATGTTGCAGGAAGGCAAGTCGGTGACCAGGGCCGCCGCGATGGCCAAACTGTTCTGCTCGGAACTGGCGATGCGCGCGACCATCAAGGCCATCCAGGTGCACGGCGGATATGGGTACACCAAGGAGTATCCCGTCGAGCGAATGATGCGCGACGCGAAGATCTGCGAAATCGGCGAGGGAACGAGCGAGATCCAGCGGCTCGTCATTTCCCGCGAACTGCTCAAGGATCTGCTGCCGTGA
- a CDS encoding Rne/Rng family ribonuclease codes for MKREILINSTSRETRVAILEDDQLVELLIDRPEARRMVGDIYLGRVEAVQPGIQAAFVDIGTEKSAFLHASDVVAADADDDEDDEEEDDDSEESPRGRGRREKAPPIQDVIKKGDTLLVQVSKEPISTKGPRVTAQVSLAGRFLVFMPHASRVGVSRKIGERAERQRLREQVEGMLPEKSGGVIVRTVGEDATPEAFKRELDTLMGAWKKVKRKQTFVRAPSLLHRETSLTRGIIRDVFSTKIERIEVDSRQIYNEIVEYLKGVAPELIERIQLYEGQVPLFDKADIETEIRDLFKRRCELPSGGYLIIEPTEALVSVDVNSGRFTGKKDPEKTILRTNIEAAREVARQIRLRDIGGIIVADFIDMETRSNRDRVLQELRMHLSRDRARTKAFPVSDLGLIEMTRQRVRQSHLQSMTASCPTCGGTGRVFTPETIVRRVERSVKRMGVEGRKEHVVVRLHPDVAFYLLEQEKDYLRKLEKVAGFPVELRDDPLLRPDEFKLVQKGAGRDVTQQYSVA; via the coding sequence ATGAAGCGAGAGATCCTCATCAATTCCACCTCGCGCGAGACGCGAGTCGCGATACTCGAAGACGATCAGCTGGTTGAACTCCTCATCGACCGGCCGGAAGCCCGGCGCATGGTCGGCGACATCTACCTTGGACGCGTCGAAGCGGTGCAGCCGGGAATCCAGGCCGCCTTCGTGGACATCGGAACGGAGAAGAGCGCGTTCCTCCACGCGTCCGACGTGGTGGCCGCCGACGCGGACGACGACGAGGACGACGAGGAAGAGGACGACGACAGTGAAGAGTCGCCGCGCGGCCGGGGTCGTCGCGAGAAGGCGCCGCCTATCCAGGACGTCATCAAGAAGGGCGACACCCTCCTGGTCCAGGTCTCCAAGGAGCCTATCTCCACGAAGGGGCCACGGGTCACGGCGCAGGTTTCGCTGGCCGGTCGGTTCCTGGTGTTCATGCCGCATGCCTCCCGCGTCGGGGTCAGCCGCAAGATCGGCGAACGCGCCGAACGCCAGCGCCTGCGGGAGCAAGTGGAGGGCATGCTGCCCGAGAAGTCCGGCGGCGTGATCGTGCGGACTGTCGGCGAAGATGCCACGCCGGAGGCGTTCAAGCGCGAGCTCGATACGCTCATGGGTGCCTGGAAGAAGGTGAAGCGCAAGCAGACGTTCGTCCGCGCGCCGTCGCTGCTGCATCGCGAAACGAGTCTCACGCGCGGGATCATCCGCGACGTCTTCTCGACCAAGATCGAGCGCATCGAGGTCGATTCACGCCAGATCTACAACGAGATCGTGGAGTATCTGAAAGGCGTGGCGCCGGAACTGATCGAGCGCATCCAGCTCTACGAGGGCCAGGTGCCCCTGTTCGACAAGGCCGACATCGAAACCGAGATCCGCGACCTCTTCAAGCGTCGGTGCGAGCTGCCTTCCGGCGGATACCTCATCATCGAGCCCACCGAAGCGCTGGTCTCCGTCGACGTGAACTCGGGCCGGTTCACGGGCAAGAAGGATCCGGAGAAGACGATCCTCCGCACGAACATCGAGGCGGCGCGCGAAGTCGCCCGCCAGATCCGCCTCCGGGACATCGGCGGGATCATCGTCGCGGACTTCATCGACATGGAGACGCGGAGCAACCGCGACCGCGTCCTGCAGGAACTGCGGATGCACCTGAGCCGCGATCGGGCGCGCACCAAGGCCTTTCCGGTCTCGGACCTCGGGCTCATCGAAATGACCCGCCAGCGCGTGCGGCAGAGCCACCTGCAGTCGATGACGGCGTCATGCCCGACCTGCGGGGGTACCGGCCGGGTGTTCACGCCCGAGACGATCGTTCGGCGCGTCGAGCGCTCGGTCAAGCGCATGGGAGTCGAGGGGCGCAAGGAACACGTCGTGGTACGGCTCCATCCCGACGTCGCGTTCTACCTACTCGAGCAGGAGAAGGACTACCTTCGCAAGCTCGAAAAGGTAGCAGGCTTTCCGGTGGAACTCCGTGACGATCCACTACTTAGACCAGACGAGTTCAAGTTGGTCCAGAAGGGTGCAGGCCGCGACGTGACGCAGCAGTACTCGGTGGCGTGA
- a CDS encoding U32 family peptidase: MTHQLVPELLAPAGSLDAVRAAVANGANAVYLGAQRFNARDEGAQLTLEDVGVACAIAHARGVRIYLTLNILTKTHELPEALALLGEAIDRGVDAAIVQDVGLIRATQRAFPGFEIHGSTQLTVHDADGARFMRELGIDRVVLARENTIDDIRAIRDAVPELGLEAFVHGALCISYSGQCLMSGLISERSANRGSCAQACRKDYVLTDSATRVELDRGFLISARDLAAHDQLAQLADAGIGCLKVEGRKKKPEYVATVTRAYREWLDRLANGDRGTPAFEEVRPLVQIYSRGFTAGMLVGRAGRDYITRAQPDNRGHELGVVTGSDGRELFIDVSHPILERDGLGFEPPAGVRAVSTGFTAQRVRTISERDGRVQQALWARDRIPAGWRVVRNVESELLRRARASYEALDPSVRARKTPIAVRLFGTAGAPLKAVWSWEDAEVVVRSAIPLTPATRQPLDATRLREQLGRLGETPFVLAGLDAAALAGDLFLPVSELNRLRTEAVDELMTRRDWALASRMADRDAAIARAVEVSGPQVPLAGSTPRLTATVYTPDAAREAAAAGATEVVFDPFLRHPVPPVARVVGLADELAGQGCSLRLRTPTIVRPEERRSLDKWLATGLPLLSGHVGLATALAAEPRDVVADYAVNVFNPLTADELFAHGVRRLVCSVELTLAELASLVLPWRGDGFDVVVYGRPEGMTIEHCVLSAAFDRVATTCRDLCVKSHPVVELTDPAGYTFPVATDSACRNRLLHSRPIEGSEFLPALWGMGVRGYHLLFNVPGEPVGAVVAAWSKALGALARGVVPDETTELRSLVGHAFTRGHFLRPV; encoded by the coding sequence GTGACTCACCAGCTCGTTCCCGAACTGCTCGCGCCCGCTGGTTCTCTGGACGCCGTCCGCGCCGCCGTGGCCAACGGTGCGAACGCCGTCTATCTCGGCGCGCAGCGCTTCAACGCGCGCGACGAAGGAGCGCAGCTCACGCTGGAAGACGTCGGCGTCGCGTGCGCCATCGCGCATGCGCGCGGGGTGCGCATCTACCTCACGCTCAACATCCTCACCAAGACCCACGAACTGCCGGAGGCACTCGCGCTGCTGGGTGAGGCGATCGATCGTGGTGTCGACGCCGCCATCGTCCAGGACGTCGGTCTCATCCGTGCGACTCAGCGCGCCTTTCCCGGCTTCGAGATCCACGGGTCGACGCAGCTGACGGTCCACGACGCGGACGGGGCGCGCTTCATGCGCGAGCTCGGCATCGACCGCGTCGTCCTGGCTCGCGAGAACACCATCGACGACATCCGGGCCATCCGCGACGCGGTCCCGGAGCTTGGCCTCGAGGCCTTCGTGCACGGCGCCCTGTGCATCAGCTACTCCGGGCAGTGTCTCATGAGTGGGCTCATCTCCGAGCGGAGCGCCAACCGGGGATCCTGCGCCCAGGCGTGCCGCAAGGACTATGTGCTGACCGACAGTGCGACGCGGGTCGAACTCGATCGCGGGTTCCTGATCTCGGCACGCGACCTGGCTGCGCACGATCAGCTGGCCCAACTCGCCGATGCTGGCATCGGCTGCCTCAAGGTCGAAGGGCGAAAGAAGAAGCCCGAGTACGTCGCCACCGTGACCCGCGCCTATCGCGAGTGGCTCGACCGACTGGCCAACGGCGATCGTGGCACGCCGGCGTTCGAGGAGGTACGCCCGCTCGTACAGATCTACTCGCGCGGATTCACGGCCGGGATGCTCGTGGGCCGCGCGGGTCGTGACTACATCACGCGTGCGCAGCCCGACAACCGCGGTCACGAGCTGGGTGTGGTCACCGGCAGCGACGGTCGGGAACTCTTCATCGACGTGTCGCACCCGATTCTCGAGCGTGATGGCCTGGGCTTCGAGCCACCGGCCGGCGTGCGCGCCGTGTCCACCGGGTTCACCGCGCAGCGAGTGCGGACCATCAGCGAGCGTGACGGACGCGTGCAGCAGGCGCTCTGGGCACGCGACCGCATCCCGGCTGGATGGCGCGTCGTGCGCAACGTCGAGTCGGAGCTCCTGCGGCGCGCCAGGGCCTCCTACGAAGCGCTCGACCCTTCCGTCAGGGCGCGCAAGACACCGATCGCGGTTCGGCTGTTCGGTACCGCGGGGGCGCCCCTCAAGGCGGTGTGGTCCTGGGAAGATGCGGAGGTCGTGGTACGGTCGGCGATTCCGCTCACGCCCGCCACGCGCCAGCCTCTCGATGCGACGCGCCTCCGGGAGCAGCTCGGCCGCCTTGGCGAGACGCCGTTCGTGCTCGCGGGTCTCGATGCGGCGGCCCTTGCCGGCGACCTGTTCCTGCCCGTGAGCGAACTCAATCGCCTGCGCACGGAGGCCGTGGATGAACTGATGACGCGGCGCGACTGGGCGCTCGCCAGCCGGATGGCGGACCGGGACGCAGCCATCGCGCGCGCGGTTGAGGTGTCCGGGCCGCAGGTGCCTCTGGCGGGATCAACGCCGCGACTGACCGCCACGGTCTACACACCCGATGCCGCTCGCGAGGCCGCGGCTGCCGGCGCGACGGAGGTCGTGTTCGATCCGTTCCTCAGGCATCCGGTTCCGCCCGTCGCCCGCGTGGTCGGACTCGCCGACGAGTTGGCGGGGCAGGGATGCTCCCTGCGGCTGCGCACGCCGACCATCGTGCGACCCGAGGAGCGACGGTCGCTGGACAAATGGCTCGCCACCGGGCTGCCGCTCCTCAGCGGTCACGTCGGCCTGGCAACGGCGCTCGCCGCCGAGCCGCGCGATGTGGTGGCCGACTACGCGGTCAACGTCTTCAATCCGCTCACGGCCGATGAACTGTTCGCACACGGTGTGCGTCGACTCGTGTGTTCGGTGGAACTCACGCTCGCCGAACTGGCGTCGCTGGTGTTGCCATGGCGGGGCGACGGCTTCGACGTCGTCGTTTACGGACGCCCCGAGGGCATGACGATCGAACACTGTGTGCTGTCGGCGGCCTTTGATCGTGTCGCGACGACCTGTCGTGATCTCTGCGTGAAGTCGCACCCCGTCGTCGAGCTGACCGACCCCGCGGGGTACACGTTCCCGGTCGCGACCGACTCCGCGTGCCGCAACCGGCTGCTCCACTCGCGACCCATCGAGGGGTCCGAGTTCCTCCCGGCGCTCTGGGGCATGGGCGTGCGGGGCTACCACCTGTTGTTCAACGTGCCCGGGGAGCCCGTGGGCGCCGTGGTGGCTGCGTGGTCGAAGGCGTTAGGCGCCCTGGCTCGCGGGGTGGTGCCTGACGAGACCACCGAGCTCCGATCCCTGGTGGGGCACGCCTTCACCCGGGGCCATTTTCTGCGGCCGGTGTGA